A window of Dromiciops gliroides isolate mDroGli1 chromosome X, mDroGli1.pri, whole genome shotgun sequence contains these coding sequences:
- the DNASE1L1 gene encoding deoxyribonuclease-1-like 1 isoform X1: MPSPAPMLLFILLLAGMTTAFRICAFNAQRLTVAKVAKVHIMDTMVRILARCDITVLQEVVDTSGDAIPLLLRDLNRFDDSGPYNSLSSPLLGRSTYMEKYVYVYRSRKTQVLDSYVYNDKTDVFAREPFVAQFSLPSKVLPKLALVPLHTTPKDVGPELDALYFVFLNVSQHWQSEDVILLGDFNADCSSLSKKRQGELLLRTKPGFHWAIPDGEDTTVRDSTHCTYDRIVVHGEHCQGLVKWAAAFRFPQSFQLTEAEALNISDHYPVEVELSGSPAWPLAYIPLNLAMLLLLSGLDLIL, translated from the exons ATGCCCAGCCCAGCCCCCATGCTGCTCTTTATCCTGCTCCTGGCAGGGATGACTACTGCCTTCCGGATCTGTGCCTTCAATGCCCAGAGGTTGACAGTTGCCAAGGTGGCGAAGGTCCACATCATGGACACTATGGTCAGG ATCTTGGCTCGGTGTGACATCACGGTGTTGCAGGAGGTGGTGGACACCTCGGGTGATGCCATTCCTTTGCTTCTCAGGGACCTCAACAG GTTTGATGACTCTGGCCCCTATAACTCCCTGAGTAGCCCCCTGCTGGGACGCAGCACCTACATGGagaagtatgtgtatgtgtaccg ATCACGCAAGACCCAGGTCCTGGATTCCTATGTCTACAATGATAAGACAGATGTCTTTGCCCGAGAGCCGTTTGTGGCCCAGTTCAGTCTGCCCAGCAAGG tGCTCCCCAAGCTGGCCCTGGTGCCATTGCACACAACCCCCAAGGATGTGGGGCCTGAACTGGATGCTCTGTATTTTGTCTTCCTCAATGTCTCCCAGCACTGGCAGAGTGAG GATGTCATACTGCTTGGGGATTTCAATGCAGACTGCTCATCACTGTCCAAGAAGCGTCAAGGGGAGCTGTTGCTGAGAACCAAGCCAGGCTTCCACTGGGCGATCCCTGATGGGGAGGACACGACTGTGAGGGACAGCACTCATTGTACCTATGACCG AATTGTGGTTCACGGAGAGCACTGCCAAGGTCTAGTGAAATGGGCTGCTGCCTTCAGATTTCCCCAAAGCTTCCAGTTGACTGAGGCTGAG GCTCTGAACATCAGTGACCACTACCCTGTGGAGGTCGAGCTGAGTGGGTCACCAGCTTGGCCCTTGGCCTACATCCCTCTGAACCTTGCTATGCTGCTGCTGCTCAGCGGACTGGATTTAATACTGTGA
- the DNASE1L1 gene encoding deoxyribonuclease-1-like 1 isoform X2, producing the protein MPSPAPMLLFILLLAGMTTAFRICAFNAQRLTVAKVAKVHIMDTMVRILARCDITVLQEVVDTSGDAIPLLLRDLNRFDDSGPYNSLSSPLLGRSTYMEKYVYVYRSRKTQVLDSYVYNDKTDVFAREPFVAQFSLPSKDCSSLSKKRQGELLLRTKPGFHWAIPDGEDTTVRDSTHCTYDRIVVHGEHCQGLVKWAAAFRFPQSFQLTEAEALNISDHYPVEVELSGSPAWPLAYIPLNLAMLLLLSGLDLIL; encoded by the exons ATGCCCAGCCCAGCCCCCATGCTGCTCTTTATCCTGCTCCTGGCAGGGATGACTACTGCCTTCCGGATCTGTGCCTTCAATGCCCAGAGGTTGACAGTTGCCAAGGTGGCGAAGGTCCACATCATGGACACTATGGTCAGG ATCTTGGCTCGGTGTGACATCACGGTGTTGCAGGAGGTGGTGGACACCTCGGGTGATGCCATTCCTTTGCTTCTCAGGGACCTCAACAG GTTTGATGACTCTGGCCCCTATAACTCCCTGAGTAGCCCCCTGCTGGGACGCAGCACCTACATGGagaagtatgtgtatgtgtaccg ATCACGCAAGACCCAGGTCCTGGATTCCTATGTCTACAATGATAAGACAGATGTCTTTGCCCGAGAGCCGTTTGTGGCCCAGTTCAGTCTGCCCAGCAAGG ACTGCTCATCACTGTCCAAGAAGCGTCAAGGGGAGCTGTTGCTGAGAACCAAGCCAGGCTTCCACTGGGCGATCCCTGATGGGGAGGACACGACTGTGAGGGACAGCACTCATTGTACCTATGACCG AATTGTGGTTCACGGAGAGCACTGCCAAGGTCTAGTGAAATGGGCTGCTGCCTTCAGATTTCCCCAAAGCTTCCAGTTGACTGAGGCTGAG GCTCTGAACATCAGTGACCACTACCCTGTGGAGGTCGAGCTGAGTGGGTCACCAGCTTGGCCCTTGGCCTACATCCCTCTGAACCTTGCTATGCTGCTGCTGCTCAGCGGACTGGATTTAATACTGTGA
- the LOC122734015 gene encoding 60S ribosomal protein L34-like, with protein MVQRLTYRQRLSYNTASRKTRLSRTPDNRIVYLYTKKVGKAQKSACGVCPGRLRGVHAVRPKILMRLSKTKKHVSRAYGGSMCAKCVHDRIKRAFLIEEQKIVVKVLKAQAQSQKVNKKDVKEKMKDDVKRV; from the exons ATGGTTCAGCGTTTGACATATCGCCAAAGGTTGTCCTACAACACAGCTTCCAGAAAAACTCGGCTGTCACGAACCCCAGATAACAGAATTGTTTACCTTTATACTAAGAAAGTTGGAAAAGCACAAAAATCAGCCTGTGGTGTGTGCCCAGGAAGACTTCGAGGTGTTCATGCAGTGAGACCTAAAATTCTTATGAGGCTATCAAAGACCAAAAAGCATGTCAGCAGGGCTTATGGTGGCTCCATGTGTGCTAAATGTGTCCATGACAGGATCAAGCGTGCTTTCCTGATTGAGGAGCAGAAAATTGTTGTGAAGGTGTTGAAGGCACAGGCACAGAgtcaaaaagtaaataaaaaggat GTGAAAGAGAAGATGAAGGATGATGTCAAGAGGGTTTGA